CGCCCCATGCGGGTCCATCCAGCTGTATTTGCCCTTACCCCAACGGTCCTAGCCCGAAGTGGGTGTCCCAATTTGCTTATAACCAAGGGAAAATAAGCGATTTCAAATGTCTCATTTACACAATTCTTGTtttatgtgttaaaggaacgttatagaattggtaagaaaacaaaaatcgtgaagatcacagagtTACATCACACTTATacagtctaatgatgacgatagtagagaacattccttgaaatatttctgtctgaaatgtcatatttgatgagaaataaataatttaactttgcgtttAGTGTTTATcgttcagtgagcgttttattcatttttatgcttgcatcaatgtcatgcaaaatgtgtaatcgtttttttcactattttctcgtgacccagatggccgatcgatctcaaactactacaggtttgtcagcttatgtatatggtggattacattaagtgcttacactgccagcatttgttttgttagcaaaaccaattctgtaatgttcctttaatgtaaaacAAGTGAAAATAAATGGCATCCATATTCAAAATAAGTCAACCAAGAGGCACCCAGCCGCATGGTTGCTATGAATTTGCATTTAGTTGTAATCAGTCAACACTGGTGCTTTGACAGAACAGTCAGAATGTCTGAACAGTATTTGGGatttataaatattcataacaTTTAAATTAGGTATTTGCATACactgtataccttccctttaaaacaaggAAACCagaccccaaaaaacaaaaatagtctgTATGGTACAAATTTTACTGCCTAAACCACCAACAGAGCTGCCTATgtacctttatcatggtgtggcaATCtagattttactccattccaactcattgccAAACTggggctggacgaaataatagtctggtgcaatgtttgcgcaatgaatttTAGCGTTTGTTGTAGTGGAAAGTGGGaaaagggaacatgaccaagatggtgacagcatgataaaggtccatTATATCCCTGATTTTTGAGAAAGTTCcgtgaaaataaaccaatctctCCATGAGCCTACTAACAAACTTGAAGATTTTGTCCACGAAACTTCTCCCCAGTTCTAAAATGACGGCAGCTCTGCAGTTATCTCCCAAATTGTGAATGTTTATGTAGGCCTAAATTACTAGATTCAATTGTAACCTTGTATTTAATTGTCATTAGATAGAAGTGTTGATAAATTATACAGCAAAGAATATCcagtattatttttaatatgacAAAGAACGTGTGTACAGTTACTaatgaaaaccttttttttgaaaatgtgaaactaataaaatgtatatataaaaaacGGGAAAAAGTGGTGTGTGTGATTATGTTGTTGAGTTCATTTGGagatgttttcattattttatttaaattttaaatttttgttgtgAAGCCAAAGATTCTCAGCAAAATCTTAAACCACTATACTCCCAAAGACCCCGCGGAGAGAAGAGAATGAAGgaaatttttgtttaagatgTGCAAGAAAAACATCAGATATTCTATATGgggaaacccacacaatcagtTAGGAACTGAAATCCCACTTCACAGAGCACCCCCATTATCCTAGAAGATGAAgacaaggaaagataccactatgaCGCAAACGGGTAGAAGAAAGTTTCAGCTTTTAGGTTCTTTTTTGattttgcaggttttatcttTCTTCTCCGAAAGCCTTCTGTCTCTCTCTTCTTTATAACGTCCCAAGGTTTCTGACTTCCAAGCTTTCTTTTTACTGCTCAACGATTCAGCCCGTTTAGACGGTGGTCGTTCCTTTCCTTCACCAGGAGGTGCTGATCCATCTTCCCCACTTCCTTCATTATCCGTGTTGCTGCTACTGGATGGACGACAGATTCTCTGTCTCTTTCTACTTTGGGACTGTCTTGCTGCTTTTGACTTCCTCTGTCTGTAGTTACAAACCAGCTCTTCATGGGTGGGCTTGCTTGATCCTGCACTTTCCAAGTAATCAAAGACTGGTATATTGTCAGCGCTCGAGTCGCTTGTTGCTATGAAGGAACCATCGCTCTCACCACTCTCCAATGAAACTTCGTCTTGGTTGAAGTCTTGTTCGTCCTCTTCACTCTGGTGAGTTTCAGGAGCGATTGTTTCTTCAATCGGGTTGGAAGGCGACTCCTCATCCTCAGATGACGACCCATCACTTTGGATTGAAACTTTTTTAAGATGTCTTTTCTTCCTCTTTACTGGTGACCCGTTGTCTTGGCTGTTTTCCTCGTCAGAGCTCGATGACTGCTCCAGTAGTTGCCGCCTGTGTTTGTTGGTCCTCAGGGGAACTGCTAACTCTTCATCACTCTCTTCGTTGTCCAACGTGGATGTTCTCTGTCTTGGAGCAAGACTTGTCACGTTGCCACTTTTTGATCCAAGTCTACCTCCAGGTCTCCCTCTTTCCTCCTCGCTGCTTTCACTGTTTTGATCGCTGCCCTCTTGTGACACGGAACTGGCATCATCCGAATCCTCCTCGTCGTCGATGAATTCCTCATCAGAATTTTCGTCATATAAAGCGATTCCATCTGGGTTATTATAGCTGTTTCTCCTGTGAACAAAAGAAAAGGTTTccgattaaaataatttttagttcATATGAGACATGATCGGTACGGTATGTAAAAATTGAAGCAGCTATTGTGAATCTGAAAGATTTTAAAGCTTGTATAGTGGTTGTCCAGTGAAATCCTACAAACCACAGCTATGCAAGTTggtaattaaagacactggacactattggtacctgtcaaagaccagtattcacagttggtgtatctcagcacaTGCATAaattatcaaacctgtgaaaatttgagctcaattggttgtcgaagttgcgagataataatgaaagaaaaatcttctttctcgaaaactatgttacttcaagagggagccgtttctcactatgttttatactatcaacagctccccattactcattaccaagtaaggttttatgctaataactattttgagtaattaccaatagtgtccactgcctttaaagaaagagCCTTGCCTGGGATGAATATTTGGACAATGTGtttcaaagcgctcagtattttgtccttttaggcatgtggagctacgtttgaagtatgagaccttttACTTTAAAGCACaatgtaagggtttacaaggtgctgtggcgcaatatgcaccattctcttttcgataagtgcacttggttcttttacttgcaatacacaacacacgggaccaaggGCTTTATGCCCCATCCGAATGTTGAAAGCGtcatagttaagtgtcttgcttaaggacacaggtgtcacgatcgggactcgaacccacactctgctgatcagaaacaccagagtttgagtctggTACTCTTTACCACTGGCCTTAACATGCCATTCAGCCTTTGAGAAAACCTCTACTGGGGTCAAAACGTCAAGCCGCTAACTGATTTATGTATTATACTTCACATTTTACAATACTTACTCTTTGATGAAGTTGTTGACAAGTTTTCTTGGTTTGAGGTGACTGTAGTGTTTGGAGGGAGTCTCGTCATATGGTGATATACTCTCCAAGACCTCCTCACGACTTGGCAGTGAGAAACGACGATGTGACTTTTCATTTAGTCTAACTGAACGTCGGCTTTGTGTCACAGGAGAACGTGGAGACACCTGATGTTGGgaataacaacaaaaactttttaattacttatttatattttgtactcTGGTTCCAAAAAATTAGGTTTAGTTGTGAATGAAGTTCAGAGGTGAAAGTCAAAAAAGTGTGAAACTagcatcaagaaaaaaaaacttgtccaagttcacagatttacataaaacttatatGGTCTAGTGGTGATGTTAGTAGAAGACATTCcgtttttgatgagaaataaatgaaactaatttcttgtttggagtttatcgctcattgAGCGTTTCATTCATTTCTTTGTCATGCAAAATATGTCATCggttttccactattttcttgtgatcCAGATGGCCGACCGATCTCAAACATCTACagttttgtcagtttatgtaattgtggattacatagagtgcttacactgccgcAACTTTTTGGTTCTAAGGCAAAAAACCAGCTCTGTAATGTTCTTTAAGTTTACTGCCACCGTGGAGGAAATATGCTGCCACTGAAGAAAGGTGATCTTATAAAATAGCACTTTGACACAAGGTGTTGAAAACTAGAGTTATCTGTACCTGTACACCTGCCATTGTGAGATCATAGATCTGCAGCCCTGCTCAATTCTTCAGATGACTGGCCAGAAAATGAAACTGAAGACAGTTCCCTCAGCCCAGCTGTATGTAAATCACATCTAAGGAAGAAATAAAGTTAAGAGAGTTTAGGCAAGAGGTACCTACAGCAATTTAACAGCCTGGTCAACATTTGACAAATTATGCGAAATTTCCTGAAACATGGTTGGTGGTAATGTGGGAGAGGTGGAAAACccattgtattattattaaagatggTTCAAGTTAATTGCCCTTTCCTGTTTACATTTCTCCTTAAGCCTTTTTTTAGCACCCATGTATAGTTAGTTATTTtcttagaagtcttttgttacatgTTTGTAAACAGTTTCTTATCCTTTGgaagtcttttgttacatgTTTCCTTTGGTAGTGGAGTGGGGGTCATCCATCCAGTGCATTGTAGGACATATAAGATCAGATAGCAGCCTGGCAGCAAAAGAGGAACACTGCACATTTTATTTGTTCTCTCGTCACAAGATtcattttttcatcattttatatTCTGTGATATTCTGCTATTCTGGACTCGGGTTTCCTAAAgccattttggttttaatttgtaactttcCTTTGGAACTGTGTTTTACTCTGGTCTTGCTGTGTTCtgtattttagttttggtttttgagtTTTTAGTTCTTGCTTGGTTTAGGTTTTCTTTGTTTAgctttcaaacaaaacaattataaaaatttaGGTCCTAAGTCTattcggtttttttttatttttaagtgtaCCCGTTTTCCTGGTTGCAGTAACTTAGTTGGCGGTCTGGGTTTCCCCATAATACCGGCGGAACCTTTCATAGCAAATTGATGTGGTTGATATAGAATTGTGAATTTCTCTGGGAGTTAGTCAACAGTTTTGGTCTGGAATGAACAGTAGTTGGTGGGGATTGAGAACAACTGGCATTTGTCAAGAATTGAACATATTTTGCGTGGAGTCAGAATTCAAGGGGGGGCTTCCTTTTTAGCTCCATGATTAaatgttcaaatattttttagcaaatACAACACTAAAAAGCATTCCAAACATAATTGGATACATAATGAAAAAGTTTCTTTTTTGTACAATGCATTGTCAGCTGAGAAGCAAGGATCGCAATGATGATGCACGCTAGCGTAAAGCTGCGAACACTAATTAGCAAGCTTcctttttaaaagcaatggaGCGTCTTTATAGAATGTAGACGCATGACCAATCAGatctagacccagtgactggggcgctagattccttttttcgaaattttgacattttcggTCATCAaaatttcgagaaaaaaaaatctagcgccccagtcactgggtctaaaTCTGATTAAAATATGCCAACGAACGCACAGTATTAAGAAGCGAAAACTCTTTTGCATGACACCAGGTCACAGTTTAGACCCAGTAGCTGAAACTGGGGCGTTGTACTTCATGTACTTTTTTTCGAATTTTTCGAAAAGGAGTTCAGCGCCCCAGTACCGGGTCTAGACACAGTAAAGGTTCATAATCATATTCATCTGTGATCTAGAACTGTAGTAAAAAATAGTAGTACTGTGcatcgaataaaaaaaaaatactctgaACATATGGGACGCAAACTGTGTCATACAATACATCAAAAACTGGCTATAGTATGTA
Above is a genomic segment from Asterias rubens chromosome 10, eAstRub1.3, whole genome shotgun sequence containing:
- the LOC117296137 gene encoding nucleolin 2-like, with product MAGVQVSPRSPVTQSRRSVRLNEKSHRRFSLPSREEVLESISPYDETPSKHYSHLKPRKLVNNFIKERNSYNNPDGIALYDENSDEEFIDDEEDSDDASSVSQEGSDQNSESSEEERGRPGGRLGSKSGNVTSLAPRQRTSTLDNEESDEELAVPLRTNKHRRQLLEQSSSSDEENSQDNGSPVKRKKRHLKKVSIQSDGSSSEDEESPSNPIEETIAPETHQSEEDEQDFNQDEVSLESGESDGSFIATSDSSADNIPVFDYLESAGSSKPTHEELVCNYRQRKSKAARQSQSRKRQRICRPSSSSNTDNEGSGEDGSAPPGEGKERPPSKRAESLSSKKKAWKSETLGRYKEERDRRLSEKKDKTCKIKKEPKS